One region of Xylanimonas ulmi genomic DNA includes:
- a CDS encoding AraC family transcriptional regulator: MPDAGPTHRPPTDHQFGSEEEVGLRPSPHPPATTTDAPADARTLMRLVGTPGLVAFGGTARTRADRERFRLTLALSRFGGLTVAHARHTAVAVLREGDNFGRPGRAVRLLIMLEGEVRLSVAGGSVRVGPGGGALLHGWDEYVYESAGDVSRVHLDADVEGPPFADALRNVPALVWAGDCPVLRAAGAALAEIVRHDEGGVSSATRGSMGRLAQSVLLAVLASPPGGAPTPARERNRTRVLEHIAARHTDPDLSPVTIARDLGISMRSLHRLFESADQGVAEHIAAARLEHALALLSDPSLGQTPIERIALRAGFGSVARMRRVVRTATGLSPTAVRQRSATAATGSH; the protein is encoded by the coding sequence GTGCCCGACGCCGGCCCCACCCACCGTCCGCCCACCGACCATCAGTTCGGGAGCGAGGAGGAGGTCGGTCTGCGCCCATCCCCGCACCCGCCTGCGACGACCACCGACGCCCCGGCCGACGCCCGGACGCTCATGCGCTTGGTCGGCACGCCAGGTCTGGTCGCCTTCGGCGGCACGGCGCGCACACGAGCCGACCGTGAGCGGTTCCGCCTGACGCTCGCCCTGTCGCGGTTCGGCGGGCTCACGGTGGCGCACGCCCGACACACCGCGGTGGCCGTGCTGCGCGAGGGTGACAACTTCGGCCGCCCGGGGCGCGCCGTGCGCCTGCTCATCATGCTCGAGGGAGAGGTCCGCCTGAGCGTGGCGGGGGGCTCGGTCCGCGTCGGCCCCGGCGGAGGCGCCCTCCTGCACGGGTGGGACGAGTACGTGTACGAGAGCGCGGGCGACGTCTCCCGTGTCCATCTCGACGCCGACGTCGAGGGGCCGCCGTTCGCGGACGCGCTGCGGAACGTGCCCGCCCTCGTGTGGGCCGGGGACTGCCCCGTGCTGCGCGCCGCCGGCGCCGCACTGGCGGAGATCGTCCGGCACGACGAGGGGGGCGTCAGCTCGGCGACCCGCGGCTCGATGGGGCGCCTGGCGCAGTCGGTGCTGCTCGCCGTGCTGGCGTCGCCGCCCGGCGGCGCGCCCACCCCGGCGCGCGAGCGCAACCGGACCCGCGTGCTGGAGCACATCGCCGCGCGGCACACCGACCCCGATCTCTCGCCGGTCACGATCGCGCGCGACCTGGGCATCTCGATGCGCTCGCTCCACCGCCTCTTCGAGTCCGCCGACCAGGGCGTCGCCGAGCACATCGCGGCGGCGCGCCTCGAACACGCGCTCGCGTTGTTGAGCGATCCGAGCCTCGGACAGACGCCGATCGAGAGGATCGCGCTCCGGGCGGGGTTCGGCTCGGTCGCGCGGATGCGGCGGGTGGTGCGCACAGCCACGGGTCTGAGCCCCACGGCCGTACGCCAGCGAAGCGCCACAGCGGCGACAGGCTCGCACTGA
- a CDS encoding Ig-like domain-containing protein, which translates to MKVSWRRLRSTTRLMACAVAASLVVAFGWGAAPARADVIDDAIKTVTVTPANPKPGQSLRLDLTWAVPDSATAGDTFTLALPGELVRITTAFDLPAVDEHGDPVRDANGAPVVAARAVVEDGLVTFTLTQYADERQNVRGTAFFEVRLSYDAQPGSTVVVEYGLESTIEIEVGSSGGSVEKIDRTKPYKGGTWRDPGSGITGAEGDYLQYYVSSPGGPLQTVTVVDTLGPGQEFICPGDDTAPKVTMPRVLFYAFDPATGMVPTGTAPETPEQVGSAVTIACGAEAGAQQMTFTVSPVPSGRYAQFVYWVRVTDKTLTSYSNAASVRTSTTQEGVTTTIVRKDAGGTGLGDQFPSAAVTVDKTADPASGTTVGPGQVVTYRLAFDHSGTGEAQVDFTDRLGAVLDDADFVGIIDDGGLSVERLADSLHITGVLSADTQVAYTVRVKPVGDGAGDHLLRNVVVAGDEPDGPGTEHPVRYLYVAKVGDDGAALAGAQFVLRADEAHAPGAVLTDPTLVAVEGETGLFVTGAIEPGAYWLEEVAAPDGFDLLAAPVRFEVAEDGGVTLTDPAASTQIAVSDSGDGMGLITVTDRRTLTLPLTGGPGDLAFWLCGGAVLALVAAGLIAGRRTAGGGSRRAQAADR; encoded by the coding sequence ATGAAGGTCTCCTGGCGGCGGTTGCGCTCCACGACCCGGCTGATGGCGTGTGCGGTGGCGGCTTCGCTCGTCGTCGCGTTCGGGTGGGGGGCGGCGCCCGCCCGTGCTGACGTCATCGACGACGCCATCAAGACGGTCACCGTCACGCCCGCCAACCCGAAACCCGGTCAGAGCCTGCGCCTCGATCTGACCTGGGCGGTTCCGGACAGCGCGACGGCCGGCGACACCTTCACCCTGGCGCTGCCCGGAGAGCTCGTCCGCATCACGACGGCCTTCGACCTGCCGGCCGTGGACGAGCACGGCGATCCGGTCCGGGACGCGAACGGCGCGCCGGTCGTGGCGGCGCGAGCCGTCGTCGAAGACGGCCTGGTGACGTTCACCCTCACGCAGTACGCCGACGAGCGGCAGAACGTCCGCGGCACCGCGTTCTTCGAGGTCCGGCTCTCCTACGACGCGCAACCCGGGTCGACGGTCGTGGTCGAGTACGGGCTCGAGTCGACCATCGAGATCGAGGTCGGCTCCTCGGGCGGCTCGGTCGAGAAGATCGACCGGACCAAGCCGTACAAGGGCGGCACATGGCGCGACCCGGGAAGCGGGATCACCGGCGCCGAGGGTGACTACCTGCAGTACTACGTGTCCTCGCCCGGCGGACCGCTGCAGACCGTCACGGTGGTCGACACGCTCGGGCCAGGGCAGGAGTTCATCTGCCCCGGCGACGACACGGCCCCGAAGGTCACCATGCCGCGGGTCTTGTTCTACGCGTTCGACCCCGCCACGGGCATGGTCCCGACCGGGACAGCGCCCGAGACGCCGGAGCAGGTCGGCTCCGCGGTGACCATCGCGTGCGGCGCTGAGGCGGGCGCACAGCAGATGACGTTCACCGTCTCGCCGGTCCCGTCGGGCAGGTACGCGCAGTTCGTGTACTGGGTGCGCGTCACCGACAAGACCCTCACGTCCTACTCGAACGCGGCGTCGGTGCGCACAAGCACGACCCAGGAGGGCGTGACGACGACGATCGTGCGCAAGGACGCGGGCGGAACGGGGCTGGGGGACCAGTTCCCCTCGGCCGCCGTCACCGTCGACAAGACCGCTGACCCCGCGTCCGGGACCACGGTGGGTCCAGGGCAGGTCGTCACCTACCGGCTCGCCTTCGACCACAGCGGGACGGGCGAGGCGCAGGTGGACTTCACCGATCGGCTCGGCGCTGTGCTCGACGACGCCGACTTCGTCGGGATCATCGACGACGGCGGCCTGAGCGTCGAACGCCTGGCCGACTCGCTCCACATCACGGGCGTCCTGAGCGCGGACACACAGGTCGCGTACACGGTCCGGGTCAAGCCGGTCGGCGACGGCGCGGGCGACCACCTGCTGCGCAATGTCGTGGTCGCAGGCGACGAGCCCGACGGGCCCGGGACCGAACACCCCGTGCGCTATCTGTACGTCGCGAAGGTCGGCGATGACGGCGCGGCGCTCGCGGGCGCCCAGTTCGTGTTGAGGGCCGACGAGGCCCACGCGCCGGGCGCCGTGCTCACGGATCCGACGCTCGTCGCGGTCGAGGGCGAGACCGGCCTGTTTGTGACCGGCGCGATCGAGCCGGGCGCGTACTGGCTCGAAGAGGTCGCGGCGCCCGACGGGTTTGACCTTCTCGCGGCTCCGGTGCGCTTCGAGGTGGCCGAGGACGGCGGCGTGACGCTGACGGATCCCGCGGCGAGCACGCAGATCGCCGTCTCCGACTCCGGCGACGGCATGGGTCTGATCACCGTGACGGACCGGCGCACCCTCACGCTCCCGTTGACCGGCGGACCCGGAGACCTGGCCTTCTGGCTCTGCGGAGGCGCCGTACTGGCGCTGGTCGCCGCGGGACTCATCGCCGGACGCCGCACGGCGGGCGGCGGCTCCCGTCGCGCCCAGGCGGCGGACCGATGA
- a CDS encoding SpaH/EbpB family LPXTG-anchored major pilin translates to MTIRRGLRSAALATLMGALALTLGAGTARAADPSPVIDPKAKGSITIHKYATTTTPTTPGDGAVQEEPDGVEPMDGVTFTVAQVLGVDGAYDLTTNAGWRALSGLTPEVAQAEPFGVVRQVTTGTDGPQGVAVAANLPVGVYLVTETVYPAGATAASPFLITVPMTDPGEGTAWLYDVHAYPKNSIVGATKTVDDDPSALFHDVMWTIVADIPDVPVIDTYLIVDMLDARLDYQDATVSLTGQAPLAPEDYTVEFHPATSTVVVAFTAQGLATLADRSAEQVKVVIATKANATGQIPNTAIVYPNAASLQAAPGEPGGPVTTPEVETKWGSITLVKRAETEQGAVLPGAQFAVYLTQADARAGVNAIATGTTGADGSLTFTGLRYSDFSDGVPVAVGDPGYQSYWIAETAAPVGYTPLAEPFEVAVVSEGETVRTIVNLPVTTGFGLPLTGGAGTGMLLLAGALIIVGMALLVTRRRRPSGEV, encoded by the coding sequence ATGACGATCCGCCGCGGTCTGCGCAGCGCCGCCCTCGCCACGCTCATGGGCGCGCTCGCGCTCACGCTCGGTGCGGGGACGGCCCGCGCCGCGGACCCGAGCCCGGTGATCGACCCGAAGGCGAAGGGCTCGATCACGATCCACAAGTACGCGACGACGACCACACCGACGACGCCGGGGGATGGCGCCGTCCAGGAGGAGCCGGATGGCGTCGAGCCGATGGACGGGGTCACGTTCACGGTCGCGCAGGTCCTCGGCGTGGACGGGGCCTACGACCTGACCACGAACGCGGGCTGGCGGGCGCTGTCCGGGCTCACACCTGAGGTCGCCCAGGCAGAACCGTTCGGGGTCGTGAGGCAGGTGACCACCGGGACGGACGGCCCGCAGGGCGTGGCGGTCGCCGCCAACCTGCCGGTGGGCGTGTACCTGGTCACCGAGACCGTCTACCCCGCCGGCGCCACCGCCGCGAGCCCCTTCCTGATCACGGTGCCGATGACCGACCCGGGCGAGGGGACGGCGTGGCTCTACGACGTCCACGCGTATCCCAAGAACTCGATCGTCGGCGCGACCAAGACGGTCGACGACGACCCCTCGGCGCTGTTCCACGACGTGATGTGGACCATCGTCGCGGACATCCCCGACGTGCCCGTGATCGACACGTACCTGATCGTCGACATGCTGGACGCGCGCCTGGACTATCAGGACGCCACGGTGTCCCTGACCGGGCAGGCGCCGCTGGCGCCCGAGGACTACACGGTCGAGTTCCATCCGGCGACCAGCACGGTGGTCGTGGCGTTCACCGCGCAGGGTCTTGCGACGCTCGCGGACCGCAGCGCCGAGCAGGTCAAGGTCGTCATCGCCACCAAGGCGAATGCCACGGGGCAGATCCCCAACACCGCCATCGTCTACCCGAACGCGGCGAGCCTTCAGGCCGCGCCGGGCGAGCCCGGCGGCCCGGTCACAACCCCCGAGGTCGAGACCAAGTGGGGCTCGATCACGCTCGTCAAGCGGGCCGAGACCGAGCAGGGCGCCGTGCTCCCCGGAGCGCAGTTCGCGGTGTACCTCACGCAGGCTGACGCCCGCGCGGGGGTCAACGCGATCGCGACGGGCACGACGGGCGCCGACGGCTCCCTGACCTTCACCGGCCTGCGGTACTCCGACTTCAGCGACGGCGTCCCGGTGGCGGTCGGCGACCCGGGCTACCAGTCGTACTGGATTGCGGAGACCGCGGCGCCGGTCGGGTACACGCCGCTCGCGGAGCCGTTTGAGGTCGCTGTCGTCAGCGAGGGCGAGACGGTCCGCACCATCGTGAACCTGCCTGTCACGACGGGCTTCGGGCTCCCGCTGACTGGTGGGGCGGGGACGGGGATGCTCCTGCTCGCGGGCGCGCTCATCATCGTCGGCATGGCCCTGCTCGTGACGCGTCGCCGTCGCCCGTCGGGCGAGGTCTGA
- a CDS encoding class C sortase: MGATLGAGILFFPAAAAWLSAWAHGAEVAGYVESVTRLPEQAKADALRRAREFNASLARASLDDPYAPGSTAPGADYLGQLDATQVMARVSIPAVGVDLPVYHGTSEQVLARGVGHLVGSSLPVGGAGAHAVLTGHSGRVEADIFDALHEVRLGDRFTISVLGEVLTYEVDQIRTVEPTDTASLLPIAGEDHVTLVTCTPIGVNSHRLLVRGVRVRGPDAPVDPTLTLPAAGRSPGFPWWALGVIAVPTAFAAGSRLRDEPAPRGLAGRHGGRRGRPAPPRHVGGGRGPRHGGAQGARPHASRLTAPRAVAPRHR, translated from the coding sequence GTGGGGGCGACGCTCGGAGCCGGGATCCTGTTCTTTCCGGCCGCGGCGGCATGGCTGTCCGCGTGGGCGCACGGCGCCGAGGTCGCGGGTTACGTCGAGAGCGTCACCCGCCTTCCCGAGCAGGCCAAGGCTGACGCGCTGCGCCGCGCGCGGGAGTTCAACGCGAGCCTCGCGCGCGCCTCGCTCGACGACCCCTACGCGCCGGGCTCCACCGCGCCCGGCGCGGACTACCTGGGCCAACTCGACGCGACGCAGGTCATGGCGCGTGTGAGCATCCCGGCGGTCGGCGTGGATCTTCCCGTCTACCACGGGACGAGCGAGCAGGTCCTCGCCCGCGGCGTGGGCCACCTGGTCGGCAGCTCACTGCCGGTGGGCGGAGCCGGCGCCCATGCCGTCCTGACGGGGCACTCCGGGCGGGTCGAGGCGGACATCTTCGACGCCTTGCACGAGGTGCGGCTCGGCGACCGCTTCACCATCAGCGTGCTGGGCGAGGTGCTCACCTACGAGGTCGATCAGATCCGCACGGTCGAGCCCACCGACACCGCGTCGCTGCTTCCCATCGCGGGCGAGGACCACGTGACCCTGGTGACGTGCACCCCGATCGGGGTGAACTCGCACCGGCTCCTGGTGCGCGGCGTGCGCGTTCGAGGCCCGGACGCCCCCGTGGACCCGACCCTGACACTGCCCGCCGCAGGGCGCTCGCCGGGGTTCCCGTGGTGGGCGCTCGGCGTGATCGCCGTGCCCACGGCATTCGCCGCGGGATCGCGGCTGCGCGACGAGCCGGCGCCGCGCGGCCTGGCGGGGCGCCATGGTGGCCGTCGCGGCCGGCCGGCGCCACCCCGTCACGTCGGTGGGGGGCGCGGCCCGCGACACGGCGGCGCTCAAGGAGCGCGGCCTCACGCCAGTCGCCTCACAGCGCCGCGCGCCGTCGCGCCCCGACACCGATGA
- a CDS encoding glycerate kinase: MRVVIAPDSFKESMSAADAADAMRRGVLAAVPDAECVLVPMADGGEGTTDALVAALGGTLVTARVTGPMGAPVEASYGWVADERLAIIEVAAAVGLDLVPRDRRDVWHATSRGVGELLTHALDSGAARVIVGLGGSATNDGGAGLLQCLGVRLLDEAGHDVAPGPAGLRSLVATDASGLDPRLRAVDVLVACDVTNPLLGPSGASAVYGPQKGATEQQVPLLDAVLARLAPALDQLAGRPVCEAPGAGAAGGLGAALLACAHAQLRPGVDVVLEAARLPAALAGADLVLTGEGSVDAQSLHGKTPFGVARAAAAQGVPTVVLAGRVGPGAHRLLEHGVSAIVPITRSAMSLDEALATGPANLEQAAATTMRLIGVGARRRAAL, from the coding sequence GTGAGGGTCGTGATCGCACCGGACTCGTTCAAGGAGTCCATGTCCGCCGCCGACGCCGCCGACGCGATGCGGCGCGGGGTCCTGGCCGCCGTCCCCGACGCCGAGTGCGTGCTCGTGCCCATGGCCGACGGTGGCGAGGGCACCACCGACGCGCTCGTCGCCGCACTGGGCGGCACGCTCGTCACCGCGCGGGTCACCGGCCCGATGGGCGCGCCCGTCGAGGCCTCCTACGGCTGGGTCGCCGACGAGCGGCTCGCGATCATCGAGGTCGCGGCCGCGGTGGGCCTCGACCTCGTGCCCCGCGACCGGCGGGACGTGTGGCACGCGACATCGCGCGGCGTCGGCGAACTGCTGACCCACGCGTTGGACAGCGGCGCCGCACGCGTCATCGTCGGCCTCGGGGGCTCGGCGACCAACGACGGTGGAGCCGGCCTGCTCCAGTGCCTCGGCGTGCGTCTGCTCGACGAGGCGGGGCACGACGTCGCACCAGGCCCCGCCGGCCTGCGCAGCCTCGTGGCCACCGACGCCTCGGGCCTTGATCCACGCTTGCGCGCCGTCGACGTGCTGGTGGCGTGCGACGTCACCAATCCGCTGCTCGGACCGTCGGGGGCCAGTGCGGTCTACGGCCCTCAGAAGGGCGCCACGGAGCAGCAGGTGCCGTTGCTCGACGCCGTCCTCGCCCGCCTGGCCCCCGCGCTCGACCAGCTCGCGGGGCGGCCGGTGTGCGAGGCGCCCGGGGCCGGGGCCGCCGGCGGCTTGGGGGCGGCTCTCCTGGCGTGCGCGCACGCCCAACTGCGTCCGGGGGTCGACGTCGTCCTGGAGGCGGCGCGGCTGCCCGCGGCCCTCGCGGGGGCCGATCTCGTCCTGACCGGAGAGGGCTCGGTCGACGCCCAGAGCCTGCACGGCAAGACCCCGTTCGGGGTGGCCCGCGCGGCGGCCGCGCAGGGAGTCCCGACGGTCGTGCTCGCCGGCCGGGTCGGCCCCGGCGCGCACCGCCTGCTCGAGCACGGGGTCAGCGCCATCGTCCCCATCACGCGATCCGCCATGAGCCTCGATGAGGCGCTCGCGACAGGCCCGGCCAACCTGGAGCAGGCCGCCGCCACCACCATGCGGCTCATCGGTGTCGGGGCGCGACGGCGCGCGGCGCTGTGA
- a CDS encoding enolase C-terminal domain-like protein, whose amino-acid sequence MTTPTIVKADVYPVAGRDCMELNLSGAHGPWFTRNVVILEDSAGNRGVGEVPGGQKITSTISDAFPLVIGSSLGQYKNVLSAIGGRFADRDSGGRGLQTFDLRTTVHAVTAIESAYLDLLGKHLGVPVAALLGDGQQRTSVKTLGYLFYLGDPGKTDLDYEREPDSDTDWYRLRHEEALTPESIVRLGEAAYDKYGFQDFKLKGGVLPGEEEIEAVLALKRRFPDARITIDPNGAWSLDEAVRLCKPLVGDLAYAEDPCGAEGGFSGREILAEFRRATGLPTATNMVATDWRQMTSSLLLQSVSIPLADPHFWTMQGSVRVAQLCHDTGLTWGCHSNNHFDISLAMVAHCGAAAPGEYNALDTHWIWQEGLERLTVDPPQIVDGEVAIPDTPGLGVEVDLDQVLAAHKLYKEHALGARDDAVGMQYLIPGWTFDNKRPALVR is encoded by the coding sequence ATGACCACACCAACGATCGTCAAGGCCGACGTCTACCCCGTCGCGGGTCGCGACTGCATGGAGCTCAACCTCTCGGGGGCGCACGGCCCCTGGTTCACCCGCAACGTCGTCATCCTTGAGGACTCCGCCGGCAACCGCGGCGTCGGCGAGGTGCCCGGCGGGCAGAAGATCACCTCGACCATCTCCGACGCGTTCCCCCTCGTGATCGGCTCGTCGCTCGGGCAGTACAAGAACGTCCTGAGCGCCATCGGCGGACGCTTCGCCGACCGCGACAGTGGCGGCCGCGGGCTGCAGACCTTTGACCTGCGCACCACCGTGCACGCGGTGACCGCGATCGAGTCGGCCTACCTCGACCTGCTCGGCAAGCATCTGGGGGTGCCCGTCGCGGCGCTGCTGGGCGACGGTCAGCAGCGCACGTCGGTCAAGACGCTCGGCTACCTGTTCTACCTGGGCGACCCCGGCAAGACCGACCTCGACTACGAGCGCGAGCCCGACAGCGACACCGACTGGTACCGGCTGCGGCACGAGGAGGCCCTGACCCCCGAGTCGATCGTGCGGCTCGGCGAGGCGGCCTACGACAAGTACGGCTTCCAGGACTTCAAGCTCAAAGGTGGCGTGCTGCCGGGCGAGGAGGAGATCGAGGCGGTCCTCGCACTCAAGCGCAGGTTCCCCGACGCCCGGATCACCATCGACCCCAACGGCGCCTGGTCGCTGGACGAGGCCGTGCGCCTGTGCAAGCCTCTGGTCGGCGACCTCGCCTACGCCGAGGACCCGTGCGGCGCCGAGGGCGGGTTCTCGGGCCGCGAGATCCTCGCCGAGTTCCGCCGTGCGACCGGACTGCCGACCGCGACGAACATGGTCGCGACGGACTGGCGGCAGATGACCAGCTCGCTGCTGCTGCAGTCGGTCAGCATTCCCCTGGCCGACCCGCACTTCTGGACGATGCAGGGCTCGGTGCGCGTGGCCCAGCTCTGCCACGACACCGGGCTCACCTGGGGCTGCCACTCCAACAACCACTTCGACATCTCGCTTGCGATGGTCGCCCACTGCGGGGCCGCGGCCCCCGGCGAGTACAACGCGCTCGACACGCACTGGATCTGGCAGGAGGGCCTTGAGCGCCTGACGGTCGATCCGCCGCAGATCGTCGACGGCGAGGTCGCCATCCCGGACACGCCGGGGCTGGGCGTCGAGGTCGACCTCGACCAGGTCCTGGCCGCGCACAAGCTGTACAAGGAGCACGCCCTGGGCGCCCGTGACGACGCCGTCGGGATGCAGTACCTCATCCCCGGGTGGACGTTCGACAACAAGCGGCCCGCGCTCGTGCGCTGA
- the garR gene encoding 2-hydroxy-3-oxopropionate reductase: protein MKIGFIGLGIMGKPMAKNLLAAGHDLVVRDPNAQAVAELVALGATAATTPREVAERTDLVLTMLPNSPQVTEVVLGDGGVIEGVHAGLAFVDMSSIAPAVSREVARALAARGVPMLDAPVSGGEPFAVAGTLSFMVGGPQETFDACRDVLGAMGSSVVRVGDIGAGNIAKLANQAIVAVNIAAVAEALVMAQKAGVDPEAVVSAISGGLAGSNVMSAKAPMMLDRSFAPGFRINLHLKDLTNVIATSHEHASPMPLTAAVFELMTELKAHGYEAEDHSALLRTYESAAATQLRRGGHLS, encoded by the coding sequence GTGAAGATCGGATTCATCGGCCTGGGCATCATGGGCAAGCCCATGGCGAAGAATCTCCTGGCCGCCGGGCACGACCTGGTCGTCAGGGACCCCAACGCCCAGGCGGTCGCCGAGCTCGTCGCACTCGGCGCGACGGCGGCGACCACCCCCCGCGAGGTCGCCGAACGGACCGACCTCGTGCTGACCATGCTCCCGAACTCCCCTCAGGTCACCGAGGTCGTGCTCGGCGACGGCGGCGTCATCGAGGGCGTCCACGCTGGCCTGGCCTTCGTCGACATGAGCTCGATCGCCCCTGCCGTCTCGCGAGAGGTCGCGCGCGCCCTCGCCGCGAGGGGGGTGCCGATGCTCGACGCACCGGTCTCGGGCGGCGAGCCGTTCGCCGTCGCCGGGACGTTGTCGTTCATGGTCGGCGGGCCGCAGGAGACGTTCGACGCCTGCCGTGACGTGCTGGGCGCGATGGGCTCCTCGGTGGTCAGGGTCGGCGACATCGGCGCGGGCAATATCGCCAAGCTCGCCAACCAGGCCATCGTCGCCGTCAACATCGCCGCGGTCGCCGAGGCGCTCGTCATGGCGCAGAAGGCCGGCGTCGACCCCGAGGCCGTCGTCTCGGCCATCTCCGGCGGCCTGGCCGGCTCCAACGTCATGAGCGCCAAGGCGCCCATGATGCTCGACCGCTCCTTCGCCCCCGGATTCCGGATCAACCTGCACCTGAAGGACCTGACGAACGTCATCGCCACGTCGCACGAGCACGCCTCGCCGATGCCGTTGACCGCCGCCGTGTTCGAGCTGATGACCGAGCTCAAGGCACACGGCTACGAGGCCGAGGACCACTCGGCCCTGCTCCGCACCTACGAGTCGGCCGCAGCGACGCAGCTGCGCCGGGGAGGACACCTCTCATGA
- a CDS encoding gluconate:H+ symporter, translated as MPLVIVAIAVAVLLVLMTKLKFNGFIALLLVAIGVGLIEGISIEEIPEILENGIGGQLGGTLLVIGLGAMIGRVMGDAGAAQRIALKMVDAFGPRGVQVAMVVTAMLVGVTMFYEVAFVIIVPVAFTLVRATKANLLWVGLPMSIALSTMHSFLPPHPGPTAVAGMYEASVGMTLAYGLIFAVPIGAFIALVWPRLAFIRKMNPEIPTGLVSEKLFGDDEMPKLGISVAVALFPVVLIAGAAIVELIAPDAAGIGVVRFFGAAPIAMLLALLIAIYMFGPRAGRSLQQVADSCSSSAKAMAMILMVIGAGGAFKQVLVEAGIADYIADVTGGWAINPIILAWLIAVILRVALGSATVAVVTAAGVAAPLVGATGASPELMVLATSCGSIAFSHVNDPGFWMFKEYFGLTVTQALKSRTSYTTVLAILGLGGVLLLDLFV; from the coding sequence ATGCCCCTCGTCATTGTCGCGATCGCTGTGGCGGTCCTGCTCGTCCTGATGACGAAGCTCAAGTTCAACGGCTTCATCGCCCTGCTTCTCGTCGCCATCGGCGTCGGTCTGATCGAGGGAATCTCGATCGAAGAAATCCCTGAGATCCTCGAGAACGGAATCGGCGGCCAACTCGGCGGCACCCTGCTCGTCATCGGACTCGGAGCCATGATCGGCCGCGTCATGGGCGACGCCGGCGCCGCCCAGCGCATCGCGCTGAAGATGGTCGACGCGTTCGGCCCGCGCGGCGTCCAGGTCGCGATGGTGGTCACGGCCATGCTCGTGGGCGTCACCATGTTCTACGAGGTCGCCTTCGTGATCATCGTGCCGGTGGCCTTCACGCTCGTGCGCGCCACCAAGGCGAACCTGCTGTGGGTCGGCCTGCCGATGTCGATCGCCCTGTCGACGATGCACAGCTTCCTGCCGCCGCACCCCGGACCGACCGCCGTCGCGGGCATGTACGAGGCCTCGGTCGGCATGACGCTCGCCTACGGGCTGATCTTCGCCGTGCCCATCGGCGCCTTCATCGCGCTCGTGTGGCCCCGCCTGGCGTTCATCCGCAAGATGAACCCCGAGATCCCCACCGGCCTGGTCTCCGAGAAGCTCTTCGGCGACGACGAGATGCCCAAGCTCGGGATCTCCGTGGCCGTGGCGCTGTTCCCCGTCGTCCTCATCGCCGGCGCCGCGATCGTCGAGCTGATCGCGCCGGACGCGGCCGGCATCGGCGTCGTGCGGTTCTTCGGCGCCGCGCCGATCGCGATGCTCCTGGCCCTGCTCATCGCGATCTACATGTTCGGCCCGCGCGCCGGCCGCTCGCTGCAGCAGGTCGCCGACTCATGCTCGTCGTCGGCCAAGGCCATGGCCATGATCCTCATGGTCATCGGCGCCGGTGGCGCGTTCAAGCAGGTCCTGGTCGAGGCCGGCATCGCGGACTACATCGCCGACGTCACCGGGGGTTGGGCCATCAACCCGATCATCCTCGCCTGGCTCATCGCGGTGATCCTGCGTGTGGCGCTCGGCTCGGCCACGGTCGCGGTCGTGACCGCCGCCGGAGTCGCCGCCCCGCTCGTGGGCGCCACGGGCGCCTCCCCCGAGCTCATGGTGCTCGCCACCTCGTGCGGCTCGATCGCGTTCTCCCACGTCAACGACCCGGGCTTCTGGATGTTCAAGGAGTACTTCGGCCTGACCGTCACGCAGGCCCTCAAGTCCCGCACCAGCTACACGACCGTTCTGGCGATCCTCGGGCTCGGCGGCGTCCTGCTGCTGGACCTCTTCGTCTGA